The window TGAAGATTAATATGCTCGGCAATTTTGTTTTTATCCAATTAATTGTTTTTTTTCGAGAACCGCAGCAAACCTTTTTTTGTGAACCTTATCTTATGGTATGTATTTGCATAAATGATTTTTTCAGGTTAGCACTCTAGCCTAGATTTTATCTTTGCATACCATCCAATACTAGGGTGAAAAATTACGGGGTAATGATTTAATGAAAAGTAATACTCTGGCACAATTTCATAATATGGCTGTAATGGCGTGTTTGATGTGCCGGCTGTTCTATCGAGAATAACATTCGTATGCCTTAATAAAAACTTATCGTACCTAATGAAAAAGATTCTTCTATTATTAAGCTTATTTGCCTTTACTATTGGCGGATTTGCGCAGCAAAAGCTCTTATCGATAGATGAGGCTGTTGTTGGACAGTGGTTCCAGCTGGCACCAAATAACCTAGCCGCATTGCAGTGGAGAGGGCAGAGTGCTGAATTTACTTTTATGCGTAAGGATACCTTGTTTGTCCAAGGCGTAAAGGATGAAAATCCGCACATACTCTTTACTCTTCAGGATTTAAATGGATGGATGAAGGAAGATGGTCGACCAGAGTTGAAGCGACTTCCCGCTATTGGATGGCTTTCTGCCAATGACTTTTTGTTCACAGATGGTAGTGCATCTATCACATTTGATATAGCAACGCATAGGATCATTAACACTTTAAAGGTTGACGAAGACGCGGCAAACCTTGATTACAGGCCTGACCATAAAGCCGTTGCCTTTACCGTTAAAAACAACCTCTACATCTCCATTGAGGGAAAGGAGATTCAAACCGTGGCCAAGGACTCAAATATAAATATTATTTATGGTCAGGCAGTTCACCGCAACGAGTTTGGCATTGAGAAGGGAACATTTTGGTCACCAAATGGTAGCAAGTTGGCATTCTATCGGATGGATCAAACCATGGTGACCGATTATCCGCTGGTGGACATCACCACTCGAATTGCGACGGTAGTTCCTATAAAGTATCCCATGGCAGGTATGACGAGCCATCAGGTGAAGGTTGGTGTTTATGATCCAGCCACAAAGAGCACTGTATATCTCAAAACTGGGGAGCCGCTCGATCACTACTTGACAAACATTGCCTGGACACCCGACGAAAAGTATATTCTTATCGCGGAGGTTAACCGTGAACAGGATCACATGAAGATGAACCTCTATGATGCAACAACGGGCGATTTGGTGAGAACCCTTTTTGAAGAGACTAACCCTCGGTATGTTGAACCGCTGCATCCAGCTATATTTTTACCCAACGATCCACAAAAGTTTCTTTATCGCAGTCAGCGTGATGGTTATGACCACTTCTATCTCTATGATATTACCGGCAAGCTCTATGGTGAGGTAGGTAAGGGTCCGTGGGTAGTTCTCGATTTCCTAGGTTTTACGAAGGATGGGAAGAATATTCTCTATACCTCCACCCAAGACAGCCCTATTGAGGTGAATGTGTATAAGCAAAACTTGAAGACTCGAAAGGTTGAACG of the Williamwhitmania sp. genome contains:
- a CDS encoding DPP IV N-terminal domain-containing protein — its product is MKKILLLLSLFAFTIGGFAQQKLLSIDEAVVGQWFQLAPNNLAALQWRGQSAEFTFMRKDTLFVQGVKDENPHILFTLQDLNGWMKEDGRPELKRLPAIGWLSANDFLFTDGSASITFDIATHRIINTLKVDEDAANLDYRPDHKAVAFTVKNNLYISIEGKEIQTVAKDSNINIIYGQAVHRNEFGIEKGTFWSPNGSKLAFYRMDQTMVTDYPLVDITTRIATVVPIKYPMAGMTSHQVKVGVYDPATKSTVYLKTGEPLDHYLTNIAWTPDEKYILIAEVNREQDHMKMNLYDATTGDLVRTLFEETNPRYVEPLHPAIFLPNDPQKFLYRSQRDGYDHFYLYDITGKLYGEVGKGPWVVLDFLGFTKDGKNILYTSTQDSPIEVNVYKQNLKTRKVERLTKLDGTHRPLVNFGQGLILDRCSSTTTPNRISIIDLNGQEKKLLLNAPNPLAAYKMPEMKIFKIKAADDSTDLYCRIIKPIDFDSTKKYPVIVYVYGGPHLQLVTNEWLAGARLWEYYMAQKGYIMFTVDNRGSSNRGFAFESVIHRHLGVNELADQMRGVDYLSKLPYVDTSRIGVQGWSFGGFMTTTMMVKENKIFKVGVAGGPVIDWKLYEVMYGERYMDTPEENPEGYKNADLINFAGDLKGKLLIIHGAIDNTVVWQNSLLFINECINKGVQVDYFVYPRDEHNVRGYRRIHLMRKITDYFDQNLMK